The Henckelia pumila isolate YLH828 chromosome 2, ASM3356847v2, whole genome shotgun sequence genome includes a window with the following:
- the LOC140881953 gene encoding U-box domain-containing protein 9, translating to MAKSGVFEKDPTMVAKAVEWKKELQKLVRAMVDEDDVNLEAIDRAHQMLCDLKELKFKKSVSLKLHYQRFDHGTVPEEFRCPLSKELMRDPVIVATGQTYDRPFIQKWLKSGNRTCPITQQVLSHTILTPNHLIRDMIAQWCKDHGVRMPDSVQYTSEEVLTEADRVHFIYLLEKMSSSASDQKEAAKEMRLLTKRMPSFRALFSESVDFIPQLLSPLSNSEFQTEFHLELQEDLITTLLNLSIHDNNKKLVAETPVVIPLLMDALRSGTIETKSNAAAALFTLSALDSNKELIGKSGALKPLINLLNEGYSLAMRDTASAIFNLCIIHENKLRAVRDGAVPAILKKIKSRMHVDELLSILAMLSSNQKAIEEMGELGAVPCLLSIIRETTCARNKENCIAILYTICLSDRSKWKEIKEEENVFGTISQLAQNGTSRAKRKAGGILEKLNRAVNLTHTA from the exons ATGGCTAAAAGTGGTGTCTTTGAGAAGGATCCGACGATGGTGGCGAAGGCAGTGGAGTGGAAGAAAGAATTGCAGAAATTGGTGAGGGCGATGGTGGATGAGGATGATGTTAATTTGGAGGCGATCGATAGAGCCCATCAAATGCTCTGTGATTTGAAGGAGCTGAAGTTTAAGAAATCCGTTTCTTTGAAGCTTCACTATCAACGATTCGATCATGGGACGGTGCCGGAGGAGTTTAGGTGCCCACTCTCCAAGGAACTCATGAGGGATCCTGTGATTGTTGCCACTGGACAG ACTTATGATCGGCCCTTTATTCAGAAATGGTTGAAATCTGGGAATCGGACATGCCCGATTACTCAACAAGTACTCTCACACACTATACTCACGCCCAATCATTTGATCCGAGATATGATAGCACAATGGTGCAAGGATCATGGGGTCAGAATGCCAGACTCTGTTCAGTATACCAGTGAGGAGGTGTTGACCGAAGCTGATCGAGTCCATTTCATTTATTTGCTCGAGAAAATGTCTTCTTCGGCGTCTGATCAAAAAGAAGCCGCGAAAGAAATGCGATTGTTGACGAAACGAATGCCTTCATTCAGGGCACTTTTCAGTGAATCTGTTGATTTCATACCTCAGTTGCTGTCTCCACTCTCCAACAGCGAGTTCCAGACAGAGTTTCACTTGGAACTCCAAGAAGATTTGATCACCACGCTTTTGAATCTCTCCATTCACGACAACAACAAGAAACTTGTTGCCGAAACTCCAGTGGTGATTCCTCTCCTCATGGATGCATTGAGGTCCGGAACTATCGAAACAAAGAGCAATGCGGCTGCAGCCCTTTTCACGTTGTCCGCCCTCGACTCGAATAAGGAGCTGATCGGAAAATCCGGTGCCTTAAAACCTCTAATCAATCTGTTAAACGAAGGGTATTCCTTAGCTATGAGAGATACCGCTTCAGCCATCTTTAATCTATGCATCATTCATGAGAATAAGCTGAGAGCCGTGAGAGATGGTGCGGTACCAGCAATCTTGAAAAAGATAAAGAGTAGGATGCACGTTGATGAGTTACTCTCCATCCTCGCTATGCTATCGAGCAATCAAAAAGCAATAGAGGAGATGGGAGAACTCGGGGCCGTCCCATGCTTGCTCAGCATAATTAGGGAGACGACTTGCGCCAGAAATAAGGAGAATTGCATCGCCATCCTATACACTATATGTTTGAGCGATCGATCCAAGTGGAAAgaaataaaagaagaagaaaatgtaTTCGGCACAATATCCCAGCTTGCTCAAAATGGAACTTCGAGGGCCAAAAGAAAAGCCGGCGGCATACTGGAGAAACTAAATAGGGCCGTCAATCTCACCCATACAGCATGA